From Bradyrhizobium sp. 4:
GTTCAACGGCGCGGCCTTCGTGTCGAACCGCCGCGCCGCCACCGGCAGGCTCGCGGGATCGCGCAGATCGTAGCCGGCGATGATCTCCAGCGTCAGCGCAGCATCCGCGACCGTGCGCGTGATCGGCCCGGTATGCGCGAGCGACCCCCAGGACGGTGGCGAGAAGCCGGGCGAACGCGGCACCAGCCCAAACGTCGGCTTCAGGCCGAACACCCCGCAGAAGGACGAGGGCACCCGGATCGAGCCGACGCCATCGGTTCCGATCGCGATCGGACCGCAGCCGGCGGCAACACCCGCCGCCGCGCCGCCGCTCGATCCGCCACTGGTGCGACCGGGGTCCCAGGGATTGCGCGTGGTGCCGGTGACCGGGCTGTCCGCCGTCAACTTGTAACCGGACTCGCAGGTCGTGGTCTTGCAGGTGACGATGGCACCCGCCTCCTTCAGCGCCGAGACAACCGCCGCGTCGACATCGGGCACGAAGGCCTTGTTCATCGGCGAGCCGCCATAGGCCGGCACGCCCGCGACAAAGACGAGGTCCTTGATCGTGACGGGCACCCCCGCGAGCGGGCCCTTGGCTTCGCCCGCGTGCATCTCCCTGGTGAGACGATCGGCATCCGCCCTCGCCTGCTCGTACATCGGCGTCACCACCGCGTTGCAGGCCTCGTTCGTCGCCTCCAGCGCGGCGATGGTGTCGTCGACCACGTCGCGCGGGGTGAACGCCTTGCGCCGGTAGCCGGCCATGATCTCGGTTGCAGAAAGCGCACCAAGGCCAGTCGGCGCCGGCGGGAGGGCCGCTCGGCCGGAACCATTAGTCATCATCAACCCTAAAGAGCTAGCTGAGCGCCGCGTCGACGGCGCGCTTGGCCATGACCGTGACGAGATGCGCACGGTAGTCGGCTTCGGCATGGATGTCGGAAGTGAGACCGTCGGTATCGATCCTGATCGCCGCGATCGCGGACGGATCGAAATTTTGCGACAGCGCCTCCTCCATCGGCGGAACACGAAACACGCCGGAGCCCGCTCCGGTCACGGCCACGCGAACGCCATCGGCGAATTTCGCGACGAACACGCCGACCAACGCATAGCGCGACGCCGGCGCCTTGAACTTTGCGTAGCCGGCTTTGAGCGGCACGGGAAAGCGGATCGCCGTGATGATCTCGCCAGGTTCGAGCGCGGTCTCGAACAGGCCGCGGAAGAACCCGTCGGCCGCGATCTCCCGTGTGCTGGTGACGATGGTCGCATCAAGACCGAGCACGCCAGCGGGATAATCGGCCGCCGGATCGTTGTTCGCGACCGAGCCGCCGATGGTGCCGCGGATGCGCACGGCGGGGTCACCGATCATCGAGGCCAGCGCGGCGAGACCAGGGATCTTCGCCTGCACCAGCTTCGAGGCGGCCACCACCGCATGTGGCGTCATCGCACCGATCGTGATGGTGGCGCCGTCGTCGCTGATGCCCTTCAGATGTCCGAGCTTCGACAGATCGATCAAGGCTGGCGGACTGGCGAGCCGCTGCTTCAGCGTCGGGATCAGCGTCATGCCGCCGGCGACGAGCTTGCTGTCCTCGATCGAGGTCAGCAGTTTAGCAGCGTCGGGAATCCGGTCCGGTTGGTGATAGGCAAACGGCTTCATTGTCATCCTCCCTATTCCGCAGCGACCGGCAGCGATGCATTTTGCAGCAGGCGCCAGATCCGGTTCGGCGTCGCCGGCATGTCGACATGGGTGACGCCGAGATGCGACAGCGCATCGACCACCGCGTTGATGACCGCGGCCGGCGAACCGATGGTGCCGACCTCGCCGCAGCCCTTCACGCCCATCGGCGTATGCGTACACAGCGTTGAATGGGTCGCGATGTTCATCATCGGCATATGGTCGGCGCGCGGCATGCAATAGTCCATCAGCGAGCCTGACAGCAGCTGGCCCGAGCCCTCGTCATAGACCGCGTTCTCGTACAGCGCCTGGCCGACGCCTTGCACGATGCCGCCGTGCAACTGGCCCTCGACTATCATCGGGTTGATAACGGTGCCTACGTCGTCCACCGCGGTGTAATTGACCAGCGTCACCGTGCCGGTTTCCGGGTCGATCTCGACCTCGGCAATGTGGCAGCCGCCGGGATAGGTGAAGTTGACGGGATCATAGTAAGCCTGCTCTTCCAGTCCCGGCTCCAGCACTTCGAGCGGATAGTCGTGCGGCACGTAGGCGGCGCCCGCGATCTCCTCGAACGTCTTCATGCGGTCGGTGCCTGCGACCGAGAATTTTCCGGCCTCGAACTGGATATCCACTTCGGCCGCCTCAAGCAGATGCGCCGCGATCTTCTTGCCCTTCGCGACCACCTTGTCCGTCGCTTTCGACAGCGCCGCGCCGCCGACCACCAGCGAACGCGAGCCATAGGTGCCCATGCCGAACTGCACGCGATCGGTATCGCCGAACACGATGTCGACATTGTCAAACGCGACACCGAGCTTTTCCGAGACGATCTGCGCGAACGTCGTCTCGTGGCCCTGGCCGTGATTGTGCGTGCCGATCATGACCGTCACCTGTCCGGTCGGATGCACGCGTACCGTAGCGCTCTCATAGAGCCCGCCGCGCGCGCCCAATCGTCCCGCGAAGCGCGACGGCGCGAGGCCGCAGGCCTCGACATAGGTCGAGTAGCCGAGCCCGCGGAATTTGCCCCGGCGCGCCGACTCCGCCTTGCGGATATCGAAGTTCTTGACGTCGGCCGCGACAAGGGCGCCATCGAGACATCCCATCGGATCGCCGGAATCGTATTGCACCAGCACCGGCGTCTGATACGGATAGGCCTCCTTCGGGATCATGTTGCGTCGGCGGATCTCGACCCGGTCGATCCCCATCTCGCTAGCTGCGACGTCGACGATGCGCTCCAGCACGAAGGTCGCCTCGGGACGGCCGGCGCCGCGATAGGCGTCGACCGGAACCGTGTTGGTGAACACTACCTTCACGTTGCAGTAGATTGCCGGCGTGGTGTAGACGCCGCCGAGCAGCGGTCCGTAGAGATTGGTGGGGATGTTCGGCCCGAAAGTCGAGAGATAGCCGCCCATATTGGCGAGCGTGTTGACGCGGAAGGCCAGAAACTTTCCGGTCTCGTCCAGTGCGAGTTCGGCCTCGGTGACGTGATCGCGGCCGTGGCGGTCGGAGACGTAGCCTTCGGAGCGGCTCGCAACCCATTTGATCGGCCGCATCACGCGCTTGGCGGCCCAGGTGATCACGGCCTCCTCGCCGTAGTGGAACTGCTTGACTCCGAAGCCGCCCCCGACATCCGGCGCCACCACGCGCAGCTTGTGCTGCGGAATGTTCAACACCAGCGCACCCATCAGGAAGCGTACGACGTGCGGGAACTGGCTGGTGGTCCACAGCGTGAAGCGATCGGTGCCGGGCTCGTATTCGGCGATCGCCGCGCGCGGCTCCATCGGGTTGCCGATCAGCCTGTTGTTGACGAGGCTGAGCTTTGCGACGTGTGCCGCTTTCCGGAACGCGGTCTCGACCGCGGCCTTGTCGCCGAGCTCCCAGTCGCAACAGATGTTGTTCGGCACGTCGTCGAACAGTTGCGGCGCGCCGGGTCGCACGGCTTCGAGCACGCCGACCACCGAGGGCAGCACCTCGTACTCGACCGTCAGCAGCTCGGCTGCAGCGCTGGCCTGCGCCGGCGTCTCCGCGACGACGAAGGCCACCATGTCGCCGACAAAGCGCACCTTGCCCTGCGCCAGCATCGGGAACGGCGGCTCCTTCATCGGAACGCCCTTGGCGTCCGTGATACCCCAGCCGCAGGGCAGCGAGCCTAACTTATCCGCGGCGGCATCCTCGCCGGTCAGGACCGCGATGACGCCGGGCGATGCCAGGGCCGCACTCTTGTCGATGCCGCGCAGGATCGCGTGTCCATGCGGCGAGCGCACGAACACACCGGCCGTCATGCCGGGACGCTTGATGTCGGAGACGTAATTGCCGCGGCCGGTGAGGAAGCGCTGGTCCTCTTTCCGTTTAGGTGAGGCGCCGATCCCGATCACATTGCCCATGGTTACTCTCCCCTGGCGGCGTTCATGGCGGCAGCGCCTGCCATGACCGAGACGACGATGTTCTGATAACCGGTGCAGCGGCAGATATTGCCTTCAAGGCCGTGGCGGACGTCGGCTTCCGTGAGGTCCGGCTTCTCGGTCGCGAGCGCCACCGCCGTCATCAGCATGCCGGGCGTGCAAAAGCCGCATTGCAGACCGTGATGCTCACGAAACGCTTCCTGCATCGGATGCATCTGGTTCGAACCGGGGGCGCCGTGAAGCCCCTCGATGGTGAGCAGCGTCGTACCGTCGAGCGCAGCAGCCAGCAGCGTGCAGCTCTTCACCGGCAGACCATCGAGGTGCACGACACAGGCGCCGCATTGGCTGGTGTCGCAGCCGATATGGGTGCCGGTGAGGTTGAGCCGCTCGCGCAGCAGCTCGGCGACCAGCGTCGCCGGCTCAACATCGATGGTGGTCGGCCGTCCGTTGAGTGTGAAGGATATCTGCACGATCATACTCCTGTGCGCGACGGGTCTTTAGGAAAGTGGAAGCGCGCTGCCGGTGGCCCATGTGGCCATCACGACGTCGCCGACGGTGAACGGATCCGCGAAGAAGGTCTTTTCTGGCACATAGGCGACGAACGCGTCGTCCGGCACGGTGTCCAGCATGACCTTGACGAAATAGCCCTGGTATTCGATCGCGAGCACGCGACTCGGCAGCGACGTAGAGCAGCCCGGCGGCAGCTCCCTGCCCGGCCGGACCAGCGCGACATCGTCGCGGCGCACGGCGATATCGATCTTGTCACCGACGCTAACCGTAGACCGCGCTTGAAGTGGGACCTCGATGCCATCAGGCGCGGCCTGCACGAGCGTAAAGGTCGAACCGTTGACCTTCTCGACCCGCCCCGACAGCACGTTCTGCCCGCCCATGAACTCGGCGACGTAGCGATCGTGCGGATGGGCATAGACGTCGCGGGCCGCGCCCGCCTGCTTGATCTTGCCCTGCTCCATCACCACCACCAAATCGGCGAGCGCGATCGCCTCGAGCTGGGTGTGGGTGACGTGGATGAAGGTGATGCCGAGCTCCTGCTGCATTCGCCTGAGCTCCTGGCGCATCTGCACGCGGAGCTGCTCGTCGAGGGCGGAGAGCGGTTCATCGAGCAAAAGTACCCTCGGCTCGGTGATCGCGGCGCGCGCCAGCGCCACACGCTGCTGCTGGCCGCCGGAGAGCTGCGCCGGCAGGCGATCGGCGAACTGCGTCAGCCGCACTTTCTCGATCATGGCATCCGCAGCGCGCAGACGATCGGCCTTCGACATGCCGCGTACGCGCAAAGCGAACGCGATATTGTCGCGCACGGTCAGGTGCGGGAACAGCGCGTAGGACTGAAACATCATCGCGGTGCGTCGCTGCACCGGCGCGAGCCCGACGACGTTCTGGCCGCCGATGACGATCTCGCCGGCGGTCGGGTCCTCGTGGCCGGCGATCATGCGCAGAATCGTGGTCTTTCCGCAGCCGGACGGACCGATGAAGCAGCAATAGGCGCCATCGGCGATCTTGAGGTTGACGCCGTCGACCACATTGCTGACGCCGTCAAAGCTCTTGCAGACGCCCGCCAGTTCGATATCGCCGCGATCGCTCTTCATTTCCCAGCTCAACCCTTTGTGCTGCTGCCGCGTTTCTTCTGGATCAGCACGATGCTGCCCAGGCTCGCGCCGATGACGATGAAGGACACGATCGTCGTCACCGTGCCGAGCGCGTAAAGCGAGGGCGACGTGACGTTCAAGGTCATGCTCCAGATCTCCAGCGGCAGCGTGTTCAGTGACCCCGCGGTCTGGAGGCTGCGCGCGAACTCGTCGTAGGAGAGCGTGAAGCCGAACAGCGCGACCGCGACCAGGCCGGGCGCCAGCACCGGGATCATCACCAGCCGGATCGACTGCCAGCGGCTGGCGCCGAGGTCGTAGGCCGCCTTCTCCCAGACCTGGTTGAAGCGCGACATCACCGCGAACATCACGAGCACGCCGAACGGCAGCGTCCAGGACAGTTGCGCGCCGAGCGCCGAGGTGTACCAGCTCGCATTGAGCCCGAGCGCCTGGAACAACAGACCGGTGCCGAGGCCGAGCACGAGACCTGGTGCGACCAGGCTGCCGATCATCATGTAGAACACGACGGTGTCGCCGCGAAAGCGCTTGCGAAAGCCGAGCCCGGCGAGGAACGAGACCACCACCGTGATGACAGTGACAATGACGGCGAGCTTGATCGAGCGATCGAACGAGCCCTTGACGTCGCCGGTTCGCACCTGGGTGAAGAGATCGACGAACCAGTGCAGCGAAGTGCCCTTCATCGGGAACACGAGGCCGCCACGGATATCCTGGAACGACAGGACGTAGATACAGAACATCGGGCCGTACAGCGCGATCACATAGAACGCGAACAGTGTCGCCAGAACATAAAACGTCCACGGCCGGCCGCCCTTGCTCGGTGCAATCGCCTTGGTCGTCGCAGGCGCGACCGTCTTTGACATGTCGGTTTTGGGCATGTCGGCGAGAACCGCGCTCATCGCGTGATCTCCTGCCTGATGTCGACGGTGCGCAGGATCAGCGAGACGATGGCGACCAGCACCAGCGTCAGCAGCACCGCGCTTGCGGCTGCGGTCGGATATTGCAATACACCGACGTCCTCGTAGAACGCGCTGACCACCGAGGCCGAGCCGCCGCCGGACATCACCTTGACCACGAAGAAATCGCCCATCACGATCGAGACGACGAAGATTGTGCCGAGGGCGATGCCGCTCTTGGACATCGGCACCACGATCAGGCGCATGATGTCGAAACGGCTGGCGCCTGCATCGATCGCGGCCTCGATCAGCTTCTTGTCGATCCGTGCCATGGAATTGAAGATCGGCACAATCATGAAAATGGTAAGCTGGTGGACATAGGCGATGACCACCGCGAGGTCCGAGAACAACAGCACTTCCAGCGGCTGGCGGATCAGACCGAGCCCCAGCAGCGCCTGGTTGATCAGGCCTTCCTTGCCGAGCAGCGGAATCCAGGAAATCATCCGGATGATGTTCGAGGTCCAGAACGGCACCGTGCAGAGCAGGAACAGGCCAATCGCCAGCAGCTGATTGCGGACGTGGAAGACCAGGAAGTATGCGACGAAGAAGCCAATGATTAGCGTGAAGACCCAGGTCAGCACCGTGAACTTGATCGTCGCCAGGTACAGCTTCAGCGTCAGCGCCGAATGCAGTACCTCGACATAGCTTGCGAGCGTGAAGCCCGGCGTCAGCCCGCCGAAGCCGTCGGTGGCGAAAAAGCTCGCGGCCAGCACGACCAGGATCGGCGCCACGAAGAACGGCACGAGCACCAGCACGAGCGGCGACACGTAGAGCCAGCCAGCGAGATTTGCGCGTGGTAGAGTTTGGGCTGGACTAAGGCTTGGCTGCATGTCGGCAAACGCCTCGAACTCGGTCATTTGGCACCGGCGCATTGCCGCGCCGGCGCTTCGTTCACGTCAGGTGAAGCAGGTTTCAGGCCACCTTGAAGTCGTTCCAGCGCTTGTTCATGTAGGCGGCTTCGTCCATCAGCGTGTTCCAGCACGAGATGTTCTTGACGCGGTCGAGGAACGAGCCGCCGTCACGCTTGGTGCCGCTCTTCTCCATCGGCACGCCATAGGGGTCGTTGACCACCTCGGGCGCGGGCTGGCCCTCGTACCAGAATGCCCATTCGGCCGGCGTGAGGAATTTCTTCGCAGTCGAGGGGACCGGGCTGTAATAGCCGTAGCGCGCGACGAAGCCGCCCTGCCATCCCGACAGATACCAGTTGAGATATTCGTAGGCCGCGTCCAGCTTCTTGCCGGAGAGATGCTTCATCAGGCCCATGCCGTTGCACCAGCCGCGATAGCCTTCCTTGCCGTTCTTGATGTTGACCGGCGCGTAGACGCACGGGATTTCCTTCACGCGTACCGCGGCAACCGCCGGCGACCACATCGACTGGATGACCACTTCGCCCGCCGCCATCAGCTGCACCGACTGGTCGAAGGTGGTCCAGGTCGCGCGGAACTGGCCCTGCTTCTTGAGCTCGATCAGCTTGTTGCAGGTGAAGTCGATCTCCTCCTTGGTCATGTTGCCCTTGTTGCCGTACTTGATCAGCCCGGCGCTTTCGAAGCAGAGCGCGGCATCCATGATGCCGATCGCAGGCACGTCGAGGATCGCGGCCTTGCCCTTGAACTTGGGATCGATCAGATCCTTCCATTCGGTGACTTCATGGCCGACGAGATCGGGGCGGTAGCCGATGGAGTCGGCGTTGTAGACCTGCGGCAGGAAGGTGGCCCATTCGGTCACGCCGTCGTTCAAATCGGTCGAATCGGGCTTGGCGATATACATGGCCTCGTAGGGCGAGATGCCCTGGCGCGGGATCTTGTGACCGTCGATCTCGCCCTTGGTGAAGATCGGCAGGATGTTGTCGAACTCCTTGACCTTCTTGACCTCGATGCCCTGGATCACGCCGCGCTTGGCAGCGAGCTTGGCCTGCCACCCCTCGAGATCGGCGATGTCGACCGTATTAGGCTGGCTTATGAAGCGGTTGATGGCGGCGGAGGTGTCGAGGTTCTGCATCGTCACCTTGAAGCCGAGATCCTTGGCCGCCTGGTCGCCGATCGCCTTCACCACCGAATAGGACACGCCGACATGGCGCAGCTCGATGTCCTTGATCTCCTGGGCCCAGATGGTCGGGAATCCGCGGATCGCGTCCGATCCTGCGGCCGCGCCGGCCACCGCCGCAGCGCCCTTCAACAGCGTGCGCCGGCTCAGCTTTTTCGCAGGCTTGTCGCTCGTCCCCGCCGGATTGGCAGTGGATGTCCCCTTGTCCCTGTCAAGCATGGCAACCCTCGTTGGCTACGATGAACGCTGCGCACCGGTCGCCATTGACCGGCTGCGGATGTGATCAATTGCGAGGGAGGCTATGGGCGGGATGTCGTGAAGTAAAATTGGAAGTAAAAATTCGCCGCATAAACGCGGCTAATGGTTCGCCCCGCTGCATCGGCTTTTGGCAGCGCGCATAAGAAGAAGTCAGGACGTGCACACAAAAACGATAGCTTCGAACGTGCGGGCCCGCTGGCGCGGCAGACGTGATGAAGGCGATCCTCAGGACCTGAGCTGGTCCCGCGCCCTCTCCGGCGCCATCAGCGTCGCGATGATGGTGACGATCGACAGTGCAATGATGTAGACCGACACGGCCCAATAAGAACCGGCCCATGCCAGCAGTGCCGTCGCAATCAGCGGCGAGAAGCCGCCGCTCAGCGCGGCGGCAACGTTGGCTCCCAGCGATGCGCCGCTGTAGCGCACCTGGGTGCGGAACAGCTCCGGCATGAAGGCCGCCTTCGGCCCGAACAGCAACGCATGCGTCAGTGTCATCGTGACGACAAGCGCGAGCGTGATCAGCGCCGGGTCCCTGGTGTCGAGGAACCAGAACAACGGAAACGCCAGCGCCACCGAGAACACGCCGCCGGCGAGATACAGCGCTTTGCGGCCGAAGATGTCGGACAGCCAGCCGGCGAGGGGCAGCGTCGCGAGCTCGACGAGCGCGGCATAGACGACCGCATTGAGGATCACCTGCCGCGGCAGGCCGAGCTGCGTCGTGGCATAGACCACGGTGAAAACAGTGAGGAGATAAGCGAGCCCGACTTCGGACACCGTGATGCCGATCGCGAGCAGGAAGCTGCGCCAGTCGCGGCGGAGGACTTCCAGCGCCGGCTGCGCCAGCACCTCCTTGCGCTCGAGCACCTCCTTGAAGTGCGGCGTCTCCGCGAGTTTCAGCCGCACGATAAAGCCGACGCCGACGAGCAGGATGCTGATCAGGAACGGCACGCGCCAGCCCCAGCTCAGGAAGTCCGCCTCGGGCAGCTGCGTCATCAGACCAAAAATGCCAGTGGACGCGGCGACGCCGACGGGGAAGCCGATCTGCACCAGGCTGCCGTAAAAGCCGCGGCGGTTGCCGGCGTGCTCGGCCACCATGACCACGGCGCCGCTCCACTCGCCACCGAGTCCGATGCCCTGGACGAAGCGCAAAATGACGAGAAAGATCGGCGCCCAGACTCCGATCTGACTGTAGGTCGGCAGG
This genomic window contains:
- a CDS encoding amidase family protein, with product MTNGSGRAALPPAPTGLGALSATEIMAGYRRKAFTPRDVVDDTIAALEATNEACNAVVTPMYEQARADADRLTREMHAGEAKGPLAGVPVTIKDLVFVAGVPAYGGSPMNKAFVPDVDAAVVSALKEAGAIVTCKTTTCESGYKLTADSPVTGTTRNPWDPGRTSGGSSGGAAAGVAAGCGPIAIGTDGVGSIRVPSSFCGVFGLKPTFGLVPRSPGFSPPSWGSLAHTGPITRTVADAALTLEIIAGYDLRDPASLPVAARRFDTKAAPLNGIRIGASVDLGYAAVSPDVRSAFGKALAILDACGAQVTMDGPGLDAGILEHTLKPIAFTEQAAAVATRTTADLASSEADYLDVISAGRRYSGTDYIEAGYRRGQARSGFLKLFERVDALVTPTVAVTAFEAGRIGVDTVDGSKVDPHLGWSPFTWPINLAGLPAATLPCGFDRDGMPIGLQIVAPWLDEPTIFRIAAAFEAAQPWAVFWPSLALRESPARAKV
- a CDS encoding xanthine dehydrogenase family protein subunit M: MKPFAYHQPDRIPDAAKLLTSIEDSKLVAGGMTLIPTLKQRLASPPALIDLSKLGHLKGISDDGATITIGAMTPHAVVAASKLVQAKIPGLAALASMIGDPAVRIRGTIGGSVANNDPAADYPAGVLGLDATIVTSTREIAADGFFRGLFETALEPGEIITAIRFPVPLKAGYAKFKAPASRYALVGVFVAKFADGVRVAVTGAGSGVFRVPPMEEALSQNFDPSAIAAIRIDTDGLTSDIHAEADYRAHLVTVMAKRAVDAALS
- a CDS encoding xanthine dehydrogenase family protein molybdopterin-binding subunit encodes the protein MGNVIGIGASPKRKEDQRFLTGRGNYVSDIKRPGMTAGVFVRSPHGHAILRGIDKSAALASPGVIAVLTGEDAAADKLGSLPCGWGITDAKGVPMKEPPFPMLAQGKVRFVGDMVAFVVAETPAQASAAAELLTVEYEVLPSVVGVLEAVRPGAPQLFDDVPNNICCDWELGDKAAVETAFRKAAHVAKLSLVNNRLIGNPMEPRAAIAEYEPGTDRFTLWTTSQFPHVVRFLMGALVLNIPQHKLRVVAPDVGGGFGVKQFHYGEEAVITWAAKRVMRPIKWVASRSEGYVSDRHGRDHVTEAELALDETGKFLAFRVNTLANMGGYLSTFGPNIPTNLYGPLLGGVYTTPAIYCNVKVVFTNTVPVDAYRGAGRPEATFVLERIVDVAASEMGIDRVEIRRRNMIPKEAYPYQTPVLVQYDSGDPMGCLDGALVAADVKNFDIRKAESARRGKFRGLGYSTYVEACGLAPSRFAGRLGARGGLYESATVRVHPTGQVTVMIGTHNHGQGHETTFAQIVSEKLGVAFDNVDIVFGDTDRVQFGMGTYGSRSLVVGGAALSKATDKVVAKGKKIAAHLLEAAEVDIQFEAGKFSVAGTDRMKTFEEIAGAAYVPHDYPLEVLEPGLEEQAYYDPVNFTYPGGCHIAEVEIDPETGTVTLVNYTAVDDVGTVINPMIVEGQLHGGIVQGVGQALYENAVYDEGSGQLLSGSLMDYCMPRADHMPMMNIATHSTLCTHTPMGVKGCGEVGTIGSPAAVINAVVDALSHLGVTHVDMPATPNRIWRLLQNASLPVAAE
- a CDS encoding (2Fe-2S)-binding protein → MIVQISFTLNGRPTTIDVEPATLVAELLRERLNLTGTHIGCDTSQCGACVVHLDGLPVKSCTLLAAALDGTTLLTIEGLHGAPGSNQMHPMQEAFREHHGLQCGFCTPGMLMTAVALATEKPDLTEADVRHGLEGNICRCTGYQNIVVSVMAGAAAMNAARGE
- a CDS encoding ABC transporter ATP-binding protein; translated protein: MKSDRGDIELAGVCKSFDGVSNVVDGVNLKIADGAYCCFIGPSGCGKTTILRMIAGHEDPTAGEIVIGGQNVVGLAPVQRRTAMMFQSYALFPHLTVRDNIAFALRVRGMSKADRLRAADAMIEKVRLTQFADRLPAQLSGGQQQRVALARAAITEPRVLLLDEPLSALDEQLRVQMRQELRRMQQELGITFIHVTHTQLEAIALADLVVVMEQGKIKQAGAARDVYAHPHDRYVAEFMGGQNVLSGRVEKVNGSTFTLVQAAPDGIEVPLQARSTVSVGDKIDIAVRRDDVALVRPGRELPPGCSTSLPSRVLAIEYQGYFVKVMLDTVPDDAFVAYVPEKTFFADPFTVGDVVMATWATGSALPLS
- a CDS encoding ABC transporter permease subunit; its protein translation is MSAVLADMPKTDMSKTVAPATTKAIAPSKGGRPWTFYVLATLFAFYVIALYGPMFCIYVLSFQDIRGGLVFPMKGTSLHWFVDLFTQVRTGDVKGSFDRSIKLAVIVTVITVVVSFLAGLGFRKRFRGDTVVFYMMIGSLVAPGLVLGLGTGLLFQALGLNASWYTSALGAQLSWTLPFGVLVMFAVMSRFNQVWEKAAYDLGASRWQSIRLVMIPVLAPGLVAVALFGFTLSYDEFARSLQTAGSLNTLPLEIWSMTLNVTSPSLYALGTVTTIVSFIVIGASLGSIVLIQKKRGSSTKG
- a CDS encoding ABC transporter permease gives rise to the protein MTEFEAFADMQPSLSPAQTLPRANLAGWLYVSPLVLVLVPFFVAPILVVLAASFFATDGFGGLTPGFTLASYVEVLHSALTLKLYLATIKFTVLTWVFTLIIGFFVAYFLVFHVRNQLLAIGLFLLCTVPFWTSNIIRMISWIPLLGKEGLINQALLGLGLIRQPLEVLLFSDLAVVIAYVHQLTIFMIVPIFNSMARIDKKLIEAAIDAGASRFDIMRLIVVPMSKSGIALGTIFVVSIVMGDFFVVKVMSGGGSASVVSAFYEDVGVLQYPTAAASAVLLTLVLVAIVSLILRTVDIRQEITR
- a CDS encoding extracellular solute-binding protein, with translation MLDRDKGTSTANPAGTSDKPAKKLSRRTLLKGAAAVAGAAAGSDAIRGFPTIWAQEIKDIELRHVGVSYSVVKAIGDQAAKDLGFKVTMQNLDTSAAINRFISQPNTVDIADLEGWQAKLAAKRGVIQGIEVKKVKEFDNILPIFTKGEIDGHKIPRQGISPYEAMYIAKPDSTDLNDGVTEWATFLPQVYNADSIGYRPDLVGHEVTEWKDLIDPKFKGKAAILDVPAIGIMDAALCFESAGLIKYGNKGNMTKEEIDFTCNKLIELKKQGQFRATWTTFDQSVQLMAAGEVVIQSMWSPAVAAVRVKEIPCVYAPVNIKNGKEGYRGWCNGMGLMKHLSGKKLDAAYEYLNWYLSGWQGGFVARYGYYSPVPSTAKKFLTPAEWAFWYEGQPAPEVVNDPYGVPMEKSGTKRDGGSFLDRVKNISCWNTLMDEAAYMNKRWNDFKVA
- a CDS encoding MFS transporter, whose product is MTAASGVSSAAEKSTTAHVVWASALGTAIEWYDFLIYGTAAALVLNKLFFPSFDPFVGTLAAFSTYAVGFVARPIGGAIIGHYGDRLGRKKMLVATMIAMGLGTFLIGCLPTYSQIGVWAPIFLVILRFVQGIGLGGEWSGAVVMVAEHAGNRRGFYGSLVQIGFPVGVAASTGIFGLMTQLPEADFLSWGWRVPFLISILLVGVGFIVRLKLAETPHFKEVLERKEVLAQPALEVLRRDWRSFLLAIGITVSEVGLAYLLTVFTVVYATTQLGLPRQVILNAVVYAALVELATLPLAGWLSDIFGRKALYLAGGVFSVALAFPLFWFLDTRDPALITLALVVTMTLTHALLFGPKAAFMPELFRTQVRYSGASLGANVAAALSGGFSPLIATALLAWAGSYWAVSVYIIALSIVTIIATLMAPERARDQLRS